Proteins encoded within one genomic window of Triticum aestivum cultivar Chinese Spring chromosome 2D, IWGSC CS RefSeq v2.1, whole genome shotgun sequence:
- the LOC123054499 gene encoding transducin beta-like protein 3, with the protein MALSQGPKKNYRCDRSLQQFYTGGPFAVGRGPRGEGEGEGDAETFLACACGSELRVVSAADASAIGEPIDGDSEAVTGIALSPDSRLLFAAGHSKLIRVWDLASRTCIRSWKGHDGPVMAMACHASGGLLATAGADKKVCVWDVDGGFCTHFFRGHTGVVTTIMFHKDPKRLLLFSGSDDGTVRVWNLESKKCIAVLNAHFSTVTSLALSEDGLTLLSAGRDKVVNVWDLRKYASKKTIPAYEMIEGVSFIGPGSGILACLGVEAAKLKEQTDGYFLTVGERGIVRIWCLESAVCVFEQQSSDVTINSENEESRRGFTATTMLPDDQGILCVTADQQFLFYSCTRTDEGTFQLNLYKRLIGYNDEILDLKFVGEEEQYLAVATNLEQVRVYDVASMSCSYVLAGHTEIVVCLDTCVSASGKTLVVTGSKDNTVRLWDMEKRSCIGTGKGHLGAIGCVAFSKKSKNFFVSGSSDRTIKVWTWDDTLIDAGGEVPLKAKAGVAAHDKDINSLSVSPNDGLVCSGSEDRTASIWKLPNLVSSVVLKGHKRGIWSVEFSPVEQCVITSSGDKTVKIWHVADGSCLKTFEGHTSSVLRASFLSRGTQFVSCGSDGLVKLWTIKTNECIATYDKHDGKVWALAVGKKTEMLATGGTDSDLNLWHDCTMEDKQEDFLKKEEEVLRGQELENAVSDSDYTRAIQLAFELRRPRRLLELFSQLCRKADPEDPIEKALLGLPKKGLRVLLEYIREWNTKPKFCHVAQFVLFRVLRSLPPTDILEIKGISELLEGLIPYSQRHFSRVDRLVRSTFLLDYTLTRMSVVDPDVDAGTTKDVTNDSSMDNVEIAPTEPALETLEKPGKKRKSSKTSQSSKKSSKKVKASSNGDSKAVSVEV; encoded by the exons GCCCCCGCGGCgaaggcgagggcgagggcgacgccGAGACGTTCCTCGCGTGCGCCTGCGGCAGCGAGCTGCGCGTGGTGTCGGCCGCCGACGCCTCCGCCATAGGGGAGCCCATCGACGGCGACTCCGAGGCCGTCACGGGGATCGCTCTCTCCCCCGACTCCCGCCTCCTCTTCGCTGCTGGCCACAGCAAGCTTATTAGGGTCTGGGACCTCGCGTCCCGCACCTGCATCCGCAGCTGGAAG GGACATGATGGTCCTGTTATGGCCATGGCATGCCATGCCTCAGGTGGGTTGCTTGCAACTGCTGGAGCAGACAAGAAGGTGTGCGTGTGGGATGTGGATGGTGGATTTTGCACACATTTCTTTAGAGGTCATACAGGTGTTGTGACAACCATAATGTTCCACAAAGATCCAAAGCGCCTTCTG TTATTTTCAGGAAGTGATGATGGCACAGTGCGCGTTTGGAACCTTGAAAGCAAAAAATGCATTGCTGTGCTTAACGCACATTTTTCAACAGTGACTTCGTTGGCATTATCAGAAGATGGGCTAACATTGCTCAGTGCAGGGAGGGATAAG GTTGTGAATGTGTGGGATCTTCGGAAGTACGCCTCAAAGAAGACAATACCAGCATATGAAATGATAGAAGGTGTTTCCTTCATTGGACCAGGGAGCGGCATCTTGGCTTGTTTGGGTGTCGAAGCGGCAAAGTTGAAGGAACAAACGGATGGTTATTTTCTTACGGTTGGTGAACGTGGAATCGTACGCATATGGTGCTTGGAAAG CGCTGTCTGCGTGTTTGAGCAGCAGTCATCTGATGTAACCATCAACTCAGAAAACGAGGAATCTAGAAGGGGCTTTACAGCTACTACTATGTTGCCAGATGATCAAGGAATTCTATGTGTCACTGCTGATCAACAATTTTTGTTCTATTCTTGTACAAGAACTGATGAAGGAACTTTCCAGTTAAACCTATATAAGCGTCTAATAGGTTATAATGACGAGATTCTTGATTTGAAGTTTGTTGGGGAAGAGGAACAATATCTTGCCGTAGCCACTAACTTGGAGCAG GTCCGTGTTTATGAcgttgcatcaatgtcatgttctTATGTGCTGGCGGGCCACACTGAAATTGTTGTTTGCCTTGATACTTGTGTCTCTGCTTCTGGGAAGACACTTGTTGTAACTGGGAGCAAAGATAATACT GTAAGATTGTGGGATATGGAAAAGAGAAGCTGTATTGGTACTGGTAAAGGCCATCTAGGAGCTATTGGTTGTGTTGCTTTCTCAAAGAAGTCGAAGAACTTTTTTGTTAGTGGCAGCAG TGACCGAACCATCAAGGTTTGGACCTGGGATGATACACTCATTGATGCTGGCGGTGAAGTTCCTCTCAAAGCAAAGGCTGGTGTAGCTGCACATGATAAAGATATTAATTCTCTGTCTGTCTCACCTAATGACGGCCTTGTTTGCAGTGGTTCGGAG GACCGAACTGCAAGCATATGGAAACTCCCTAACCTAGTGTCCTCTGTTGTCCTTAAAGGGCATAAAAGGGGCATTTGGTCAGTTGAGTTTTCCCCTGTTGAACAATGTGTCATAACATCATCTGGCGACAAAACTGTCAAAATATGGCATGTTGCTGATGGCTCATGCCTGAAGACATTTGAGGGTCATACGTCAAGTGTTTTAAGAGCTTCATTCCTTTCACGTGGAACTCAGTTTGTTTCTTGTG GAAGCGATGGTCTAGTGAAGCTATGGACGATAAAAACGAATGAGTGCATTGCTACGTATGACAAGCACGATGGGAAG GTTTGGGCACTGGCTGTTGGCAAGAAAACTGAAATGCTTGCTACTGGCGGAACCGATTCTGATCTTAACCTTTGGCACGATTGCACGATGGAAGATAAGCAGGAGGATTTCCTTAAGAAG GAGGAGGAAGTTTTAAGAGGCCAGGAATTGGAAAATGCAGTGTCAGATTCAGACTATACAAGAGCAATACAACTCGCATTTGAGCTTAGAAGACCACGCAGGCTTCTTGAGTTATTCTCACAGCTTTGCAG GAAAGCTGATCCAGAGGACCCTATAGAAAAAGCCCTTCTTGGTCTCCCAAAGAAAGGGCTTCGCGTGCTTCTTGAGTATATACGGGAATGGAATACAAAGCCCAAGTTCTGTCATGTTGCGCAGTTTGTGCTTTTTCGGGTGTTGAGGAGCTTGCCTCCCACTGATATCCTGGAG ATAAAAGGCATCAGCGAGCTCCTTGAGGGCCTCATCCCATATTCGCAAAGACACTTCAGCAGAGTCGATAGACTTGTACGCAGCACATTTTTGTTGGACTACACCTTGACTCGGATGTCTGTCGTAGACCCAGACGTAGATGCGGGCACAACCAAAGATGTTACAAACGACTCGTCAATGGACAATGTTGAGATCGCGCCGACGGAGCCTGCACTAGAGACACTGGAAAAGCCGGGCAAGAAGAGAAAATCCAGCAAAACAAGCCAATCAAGCAAGAAAAGTAGCAAGAAGGTGAAGGCTTCTTCTAACGGCGACAGTAAAGCTGTTTCTGTCGAGGTGTAA